The sequence TCTCTTTTAGTCAGCTTGAATTTATGTGGTTTGCCAAACTGTTTTTGTAGCCGGACACATTTCTCTGTTCCGTTAACGATGTTAAAGTCAGTAGTACGATTGATCAGAGGGCACGTAATGCAGTTGTTGGTATTGAGGTGAGATCATTTTCCTTCCAGTTTCCTTGAGCCTTCTGCTCTTTAAAATCTGAATTCTCTGTCAAATCTTCATGTAGTAAAATCTTTGCTACTCTATTATCTCCATATTTATGTAAAAATGGCTTGTTGATGTCATTGCAGGTATTCTTGAGACAAAAGTTGTCTGGTCAGGGACTTGCGTTCATTATTGGTGGTGGATCTGGTATTTGTCTTTTGTATTATTGATTGATAACCTTATTAAGAAAAGTTGAATATACACATCTTCAAAAGCTAATTGAGAAGAGAAAACTATTGTGGGCTTTTCCTTTTTTGATAGTTGTCCAGAAAAATCTCGAGGTAGGCGAAGTTTTGTCTGTTGACGTGTCTTGCATTGTTGCCATTACATCCTCAGTCAATACCCAGATCAAGTACAATGGTCCTGTCCGCAGAGCAATATTTGGGGTACATACTTATTAAACTGGAAATTTCcttcatgtaaaaaaaataaaaaaattctctTTTTTAGTCCCTAATTCACGACTGTTTCTAAAATTGCAGGGTGATAATGTAATCACCGGCGTTCTGACAGGACCAGGCATTGTTTCCATCCAGAGTTTACCTTTTCACCGTCTTTCACAGCGAATTGCTCGGTAAAAATCATTTACTGCAGTGTTGATCCATATTCAGTTCACAAATGTTTTTCCTCAAAGGGGTAATGTGTAATGGATTGCAGGTCAGTCACGTCGCCAAACATGAGGGAAAATCCGAAGTTCCTCATTCAGATCGCGCTCTTCCTTTTCATGGCATATGTTGTGATTATATTTTCATTACTCTTGACGGACATATAAACTTATCTTCTTTTTTAATTTATGACATGGAAAATATGTCAATTATTTGTCCTGGTGCAGCTGAAAATCAGATCGATAATAGAAACAAAGGCTTTAAAGTGCATTTTATTTTCAACTTCTGAATTCTTTTTCCTTCTCAAAATTCACTTGAGCAGATGTTGGGAGAAGGAGAAATCATAGTGACACCAATCTACTTCCTCCGTCACTTTTTAAGTGTCACTTTTGACAACTTTTTTTGTCTTTAAATAAATGTCATTTATAGAAAATCTGAGgttaaattatccattatactctcaTTTCATAAAATATTGAATTCTACATTCTCTTGAATAGAATTACGTCAGATCTTAAAAGAAAACAAAACTAGATCTAAACTGCTCAAGTCGGTCACAAATTGCAGACGGCTCAATCCCTCTTCAACTCGACTCAAGCCACCAGAATACCCACATAGCTAGGCAGCCACCGATCCCTCTTCAGTTATTGGAGAATCGCCACCACGACAACGATGTAAACGATATTCATTAGAACGGTGCGGCACTCGGCGGCGTCGACGCTAACCAGTAGATAGGAGAAGAACAAGTCGAAGAATTTCGAATCTTAGGTCACTCCATGTGTTTGAAGCGAAAACGAGAACCTCAGCTGCAGCTTTCGTCGTTGACGTCGAGTTCAAATCTCGATGCGCGGAGAGCAGCTGTTCAAGCATGGGGAGATCGACCGCTTCCATTCGCTATCCGTAGATTTTTTCTATTCTTGATAAGGAAGGAGAGAGGCAGCATAAAGGAATTGATTGGAGAATTTCATGTGCGAGGCGGCGGTTATGGAGGCGTGGTAGCCATTTGACGAATAAACAAAAAGAAAATATTGTGCAGTTAAATGTAATTTATGATAAAATCAAAGGTATTTTGGTCTATGTTGATATATTGTTGTCCGAAAAAAGGAAGTTTCTTAATTTAGGTGAAATTAATAAAAGCGACACATAAaaagggacggagggagtatcatTTTGTATGTTATCTGCCTAAGTTGGATGACAGTTGTGGGATTTGAACCCACGCCCGGACCAAAGCCAGCGCCTTTTTCAAGGATTAGAAAACCTGACAATTGGTACCAATTGTTTCTGAATTGCGA is a genomic window of Rutidosis leptorrhynchoides isolate AG116_Rl617_1_P2 unplaced genomic scaffold, CSIRO_AGI_Rlap_v1 contig472, whole genome shotgun sequence containing:
- the LOC139883914 gene encoding uncharacterized protein, which codes for MNIDLFQSQQDAVIPFQILGGEAQVVQIMLKANEKVVAKPGSMCFMSGGIEMENVYTPEIEAGIVHWLFGRSVTNVVLRNPGPSDGFIGIAAPSLARILPLDLAMFGGEILCQPDTFLCSVNDVKVSSTIDQRARNAVVGIEVFLRQKLSGQGLAFIIGGGSVVQKNLEVGEVLSVDVSCIVAITSSVNTQIKYNGPVRRAIFGGDNVITGVLTGPGIVSIQSLPFHRLSQRIARSVTSPNMRENPKFLIQIALFLFMAYVVIIFSLLLTDI